In Flavobacterium sp. CBA20B-1, one DNA window encodes the following:
- a CDS encoding TIGR03915 family putative DNA repair protein, whose protein sequence is MNYVFDGSYHGFLCCVFECFEMKEWHAVPVAEGFFQPDIFLPERTIFTDVDKAKRIQDALINQFGKATADDFYKAFLSEDTEAWNAAFYIMVLLFKGNHSILEHFGDLKVLYFHQTLKKVSRERHRMKAFIRFSKSNDGLYYAIIEPDFNVLPLILSFFRNRYTDMPWVIYDVKRNYGFHYNLKGLSEIVIDKQEQTAFQNTQLTIALDERDELFKRLWKQYFKSTNIEARRNMKLHLQHVPKRYWKYLVEKQ, encoded by the coding sequence ATGAATTATGTGTTCGATGGCAGTTATCACGGATTTTTGTGTTGTGTTTTCGAATGTTTCGAAATGAAAGAATGGCATGCCGTGCCTGTTGCCGAAGGTTTTTTTCAGCCCGATATATTCTTGCCCGAAAGAACCATTTTTACGGATGTTGACAAAGCTAAACGCATTCAAGACGCATTGATTAATCAATTTGGGAAAGCCACAGCCGATGATTTTTACAAAGCATTTCTCTCTGAAGATACCGAAGCTTGGAATGCGGCTTTTTATATCATGGTTTTATTGTTTAAAGGAAATCATTCCATATTAGAACATTTTGGTGATTTAAAGGTTTTGTATTTTCATCAAACCTTAAAAAAAGTAAGCCGTGAACGTCACCGTATGAAGGCGTTTATTCGTTTTAGTAAAAGTAACGATGGCTTGTATTACGCAATCATTGAACCCGATTTTAATGTACTGCCTTTAATCTTATCTTTTTTTAGAAATAGATATACCGATATGCCTTGGGTAATCTATGATGTAAAACGCAATTACGGATTTCATTACAATTTAAAAGGACTTTCTGAAATTGTGATTGATAAACAAGAACAAACCGCTTTTCAAAACACCCAGTTAACCATTGCTTTAGACGAACGCGACGAACTTTTTAAACGTTTGTGGAAACAGTATTTTAAAAGTACCAACATTGAAGCACGTAGAAACATGAAATTGCATTTGCAACATGTGCCGAAAAGGTATTGGAAGTATCTGGTTGAAAAACAGTAA
- a CDS encoding catalase — MKKEKKQTSENQKTKQLQQQITDNNGKVLTTNDGVPIYDNNNTLKAGERGPSLQQDHIYLDKLMHFDRERIPERVVHARGSGAHGVFEMNADLSKYTTAHFLQKGVQTPVFVRFSTVAGFKGSTDLARDVRGFSVKFYTEEGNYDLVGNNIPVFFIQDAMNFPDLIHAVKPEPNNEIPQAASAHDTFWDFISLMPESAHMIMWVMSDRAIPRSLRMMEGFGVHTFKLVNAEGKGTFVKFHWKPRLGAHGVAWNEAQKISGFNSDFHRQDLWEAIENGNYPQWDLGMQLIPEEDEHSFSFDLLDPTKIVPEEVVPVTIVGTMTLNKNPENFFAETEQAAFDPGRVVPGIDFSNDPLLQGRIFSYMDTQNYRLGGPNFHELPINRSINKKTNNQKDGFARQDILKGDVSYFPNSKATGCPYHAMLKGETGYQSHKEPIEAVKERKRTHLFADHFTQARLFFQSQTSYEQNHIINALSFELSKVNNPKIRERQVAILHQIDKHLAMQVASNLGISVPEQLDELTLQFARNNHPEYPLKPNKPEVEKSAPLSMAVKKGEGTIATRKVAFLLEEGSSKASVDAFKKALEKEGAEAVLIAPHVGTFQFMEGGTENIQHAYATDASVLYDAVYTPGGKATEKLLKNPDYFAFINEAYRHCKALAFAEGTEDVLAQSFVEKDRGVFLESKDKNWISEMIAVMKEHRVWEREEARKVPV, encoded by the coding sequence ATGAAAAAGGAAAAAAAGCAAACCAGCGAAAACCAAAAAACCAAACAGTTGCAACAACAAATTACGGATAACAACGGTAAGGTACTCACTACCAACGATGGCGTACCTATTTATGACAACAACAATACCCTGAAAGCTGGCGAAAGAGGTCCGTCTTTGCAACAAGATCATATTTATCTGGACAAATTGATGCATTTCGACAGAGAACGTATTCCCGAGCGTGTGGTACATGCCCGCGGAAGTGGGGCGCATGGCGTTTTTGAAATGAATGCAGATTTATCTAAATACACCACCGCACATTTTTTACAAAAAGGCGTGCAAACGCCAGTTTTTGTGCGTTTTTCTACTGTTGCAGGTTTTAAGGGATCTACCGATTTGGCACGCGATGTACGCGGTTTTAGCGTAAAATTTTATACAGAAGAAGGAAACTACGATTTGGTAGGAAACAATATTCCTGTGTTTTTTATACAAGATGCCATGAATTTTCCGGATTTAATTCACGCAGTAAAACCCGAACCCAACAATGAAATTCCACAGGCAGCTTCGGCACACGATACTTTTTGGGATTTTATTTCATTAATGCCCGAATCAGCACATATGATTATGTGGGTGATGTCAGACAGAGCCATTCCTCGCAGTTTGCGTATGATGGAAGGTTTTGGGGTACACACTTTTAAGTTAGTCAATGCAGAAGGAAAAGGCACTTTTGTAAAATTTCATTGGAAACCTCGTTTGGGTGCACACGGTGTGGCATGGAACGAAGCACAGAAAATATCAGGATTCAATTCTGATTTTCACCGTCAGGATTTATGGGAAGCAATTGAAAATGGAAACTATCCGCAATGGGATTTAGGTATGCAGTTGATTCCTGAAGAAGACGAACATTCCTTTTCATTCGATTTATTAGATCCAACTAAAATAGTACCAGAAGAAGTAGTGCCAGTAACCATTGTTGGTACCATGACATTGAACAAAAATCCTGAGAACTTTTTTGCCGAAACCGAGCAAGCTGCATTTGATCCGGGGCGTGTGGTTCCCGGAATCGATTTTTCAAACGATCCGTTGCTTCAAGGCAGAATTTTTTCTTATATGGATACCCAAAATTACCGGTTAGGTGGACCCAATTTTCATGAATTGCCTATTAATCGAAGCATCAACAAAAAAACCAATAATCAAAAAGACGGTTTTGCCCGCCAAGATATTTTAAAAGGTGATGTAAGTTATTTTCCAAACAGTAAAGCCACTGGTTGTCCGTACCACGCCATGTTGAAAGGCGAAACAGGTTATCAATCGCACAAAGAACCTATCGAAGCTGTGAAAGAACGCAAAAGAACCCATTTATTTGCAGACCACTTCACACAAGCCCGATTGTTTTTTCAATCGCAAACATCATACGAGCAAAATCATATTATAAATGCGCTTTCGTTTGAATTGAGTAAGGTGAACAACCCTAAAATCAGAGAACGCCAAGTAGCTATTCTGCATCAAATAGACAAGCATTTAGCGATGCAAGTAGCTAGTAATTTGGGAATCAGCGTTCCTGAACAACTAGATGAGCTAACGTTGCAATTTGCCCGAAACAATCATCCGGAATATCCTCTAAAACCAAACAAACCCGAAGTGGAAAAATCTGCACCTTTGAGCATGGCTGTTAAAAAAGGAGAAGGAACTATTGCCACGCGAAAAGTGGCTTTTCTTCTTGAAGAAGGATCGTCTAAAGCCAGTGTTGATGCATTTAAAAAGGCGTTAGAAAAAGAAGGTGCTGAAGCGGTTTTAATTGCACCGCATGTGGGTACGTTTCAGTTTATGGAAGGTGGAACAGAAAACATTCAACACGCCTATGCCACAGATGCATCGGTTTTATATGATGCTGTGTACACTCCCGGCGGAAAAGCAACTGAAAAATTATTAAAAAATCCCGATTATTTTGCTTTTATAAACGAGGCATATCGCCATTGCAAAGCATTGGCTTTTGCCGAGGGAACAGAAGATGTTTTGGCGCAATCGTTTGTAGAAAAAGACCGTGGTGTTTTTTTAGAAAGCAAAGATAAAAACTGGATTTCTGAAATGATTGCCGTTATGAAAGAACACCGCGTTTGGGAACGCGAAGAAGCCCGAAAAGTTCCTGTTTAG
- a CDS encoding pyridoxamine 5'-phosphate oxidase family protein has translation MSTENLNHKEAVEKLKNMVDAIDIGMLSTFQNHTDYPHSVPMSRQEVDEEGNIWFLFSATSDTHQHLMDNKKISLTFADVKSYEFLSINGIGEVSRDAAKIEKYWNKFVEAWFEKGKEDPNIRILKVVPNEAHYWDNKTNKLITFFKVATSALTGAKMDMGREGDLNL, from the coding sequence ATGAGTACAGAAAACCTAAACCACAAGGAGGCAGTTGAAAAGTTAAAAAACATGGTAGATGCCATTGATATTGGTATGCTTTCTACTTTTCAAAACCACACCGATTATCCGCACAGCGTTCCAATGAGTCGTCAAGAAGTTGACGAAGAAGGCAATATATGGTTTCTATTTTCGGCAACCAGTGATACCCACCAACATTTAATGGATAACAAAAAAATATCATTGACATTTGCCGATGTTAAATCGTATGAATTTTTAAGTATCAACGGCATTGGCGAAGTTTCAAGAGATGCTGCCAAAATCGAAAAATATTGGAACAAGTTTGTAGAAGCTTGGTTTGAAAAAGGAAAAGAAGATCCCAACATTCGCATCTTAAAAGTAGTTCCAAACGAGGCGCACTATTGGGACAACAAAACCAACAAATTGATTACTTTTTTCAAAGTAGCAACAAGCGCGTTAACAGGCGCAAAAATGGACATGGGCAGAGAAGGCGATTTAAACCTCTAG